The Ciceribacter thiooxidans genome window below encodes:
- a CDS encoding chemotaxis protein CheB, whose amino-acid sequence MIRLLLITTSPDLAGRTAAALRMDTSMTLVGIARDGEQALAISNELRPDVVAIELELAGHDGADAIKEIMIASPRPVVAIAGPGGGGAGAISDKALEAGALAVIPAPLPDDHPSMGKFLSTIRAMAQVMVVRQRRRERRHGLEAELPAGRARYAASVVGIAASTGGPAALRTILTALPATFPAPVLVVQHMSDGFIEGVAARLDATVSLTVRIAVDGERLRPGFVYLAPDGRQLGLSGKTRIRVTDDAPVGAFRPSATYLFRAMADCFKEEALAVVLTGMGDDGIAGLGDIRRRGGRIIAQDENTSTVFGMPKAAILAGLADDVLPLEAIADKLVSLASRPATG is encoded by the coding sequence ATGATCCGGCTGCTTCTCATCACGACCTCACCCGATCTTGCCGGCAGGACAGCGGCAGCGCTTCGCATGGACACGTCCATGACCCTCGTTGGGATCGCCCGGGACGGTGAACAGGCTTTGGCAATATCGAACGAACTTCGCCCGGATGTCGTTGCGATCGAACTCGAGCTTGCGGGCCACGACGGAGCTGATGCGATCAAGGAAATCATGATCGCGTCGCCAAGGCCTGTCGTCGCGATTGCCGGTCCCGGAGGGGGTGGGGCCGGGGCAATCTCGGACAAGGCACTCGAGGCGGGCGCACTTGCCGTCATCCCGGCACCCTTGCCGGACGATCATCCGTCGATGGGCAAGTTCCTCTCGACGATTCGGGCGATGGCGCAGGTCATGGTCGTCCGCCAACGGCGACGCGAACGCAGGCACGGGCTCGAGGCCGAGCTGCCTGCGGGCAGGGCACGGTACGCTGCATCCGTCGTTGGAATAGCGGCCTCGACCGGGGGGCCAGCCGCGCTGCGCACCATTCTGACGGCACTTCCGGCAACGTTTCCCGCACCGGTTCTGGTCGTCCAACATATGTCGGACGGGTTCATCGAAGGCGTCGCCGCACGTCTCGATGCCACCGTTTCCCTCACGGTCAGGATCGCCGTCGACGGTGAGCGCTTGAGACCGGGCTTCGTCTATCTTGCACCCGACGGTCGCCAGCTCGGCCTCTCCGGAAAGACGCGCATACGCGTGACGGACGACGCGCCCGTCGGTGCATTCCGGCCCTCGGCGACGTATTTGTTCCGGGCCATGGCCGATTGCTTCAAGGAGGAAGCGCTTGCTGTCGTCCTGACCGGCATGGGTGATGACGGAATTGCGGGCCTTGGCGACATAAGGCGCCGCGGAGGTAGAATTATCGCCCAGGATGAGAATACGTCCACGGTATTCGGAATGCCGAAAGCAGCCATCCTTGCCGGTCTTGCGGATGATGTGCTTCCATTGGAGGCCATTGCCGACAAGTTGGTCTCTCTGGCAAGCAGGCCCGCCACCGGCTGA
- a CDS encoding hybrid sensor histidine kinase/response regulator: MFAQELGERSSSIENLVLALERADRPATSEELQRQLLKAVHSLKGAAGLMQVRPVENLCHAMEEILSTALKESRTIDARKLDLFLAATDRFREAAGSVGDAAPETSAEDRELLEAMHRAVQAGHGAGARTHRRSTRFRADDLDGSLRIAAERLDALLYRSGELLTFNHILRHQVEAALALREQASAVRASSEHAGEIAVIQRGLRQLVRSLRQSSRQVQRASTALDQEVREARTLPFSEACQGLNRIIRDVAETAGKSAELGIYGGDIQIDRAILSSLRDVLRHLVRNAIDHGIEPPNDRRKAGKPEVGKIAISAAVTGDRIRVRVEDDGRGFNFPDSREAAPGNSPGPDFLQQVFSPGFSTSKTVTRLSGRGLGLDIVKTAVESLRGTVEVLQVEGGGAAFILTIPLSVSTIRILQVSCADHIFAVDTASVRQVISIDPTAVAVSSAVETSEGAVPVVDLARWLGIAGATRPLAMRAVVMDLAGRRIAVLVDQIEGERELLIRKLGPRLAGFRQYCGAMNLPDGRIALLLNAAALVDVAPEPSSPKAPILGAKPKPSRVLIVDDSNAVRSLLRMITERAGYEVVVASNGAEALEQLALQRADIVVSDIDMPQMDGLQLVETIRRSDQFARLPVILVTGRDFDDADRTIVAGGANACLRKDRFDAEEFLETMRRVV; this comes from the coding sequence ATGTTCGCCCAGGAGCTTGGCGAGCGCTCCTCCAGCATCGAAAATCTCGTGCTTGCGCTCGAGCGGGCAGATCGGCCCGCGACAAGTGAGGAACTCCAGCGACAACTCCTCAAGGCGGTCCACAGTCTCAAGGGAGCTGCAGGCCTCATGCAGGTTCGCCCTGTCGAGAACCTGTGCCACGCCATGGAAGAGATCCTCTCGACGGCGCTCAAAGAAAGCAGAACGATTGACGCCCGCAAGCTTGATCTCTTTCTCGCGGCAACCGACAGGTTCCGCGAGGCCGCGGGATCGGTCGGCGATGCGGCGCCCGAAACCTCCGCTGAGGACCGTGAACTGCTCGAAGCAATGCACCGCGCGGTGCAGGCGGGCCACGGCGCGGGGGCTCGCACACATCGGCGGTCAACGAGGTTTCGTGCAGATGACTTGGATGGTTCCTTGCGAATAGCGGCCGAACGGCTGGATGCGCTCCTTTACCGAAGCGGTGAATTGCTCACCTTCAATCACATCTTGCGCCACCAGGTTGAAGCAGCCCTGGCTTTGAGAGAGCAAGCAAGCGCGGTTCGCGCATCGTCCGAACATGCGGGCGAAATCGCGGTCATCCAACGCGGCCTGCGTCAACTCGTCCGCTCGCTGCGGCAAAGCTCGCGCCAGGTTCAACGCGCCTCGACTGCCCTCGACCAGGAGGTTCGCGAGGCACGTACACTCCCGTTCTCCGAAGCCTGCCAGGGACTGAACCGCATCATCAGAGACGTTGCCGAGACCGCCGGCAAGTCGGCGGAACTGGGGATATATGGCGGCGATATCCAGATCGATCGTGCGATCCTCTCGAGCCTGCGGGATGTACTGCGCCATCTGGTGCGAAACGCGATTGACCATGGCATCGAACCTCCCAATGACCGCCGCAAGGCTGGAAAGCCGGAGGTGGGGAAGATCGCGATATCCGCCGCCGTGACCGGAGATCGCATCCGTGTCAGGGTCGAGGACGACGGGCGCGGATTCAACTTCCCGGATTCTCGAGAAGCGGCTCCCGGCAACAGCCCCGGTCCGGACTTCCTGCAGCAGGTATTTTCGCCGGGCTTCTCGACGTCGAAAACCGTCACGCGTTTGTCGGGCCGCGGCCTTGGTCTTGATATCGTCAAAACCGCGGTCGAGAGCCTGCGCGGGACGGTGGAGGTCTTGCAGGTCGAAGGGGGTGGAGCTGCGTTCATCCTGACCATCCCGCTCTCGGTATCCACTATCAGGATATTGCAGGTGAGCTGCGCCGACCACATCTTTGCAGTCGACACCGCATCGGTGCGGCAAGTGATCAGTATAGACCCGACGGCTGTTGCCGTATCGTCGGCAGTCGAAACGTCCGAGGGCGCAGTTCCGGTTGTCGATTTGGCGCGCTGGCTGGGGATCGCCGGTGCCACGCGGCCACTCGCGATGCGGGCGGTCGTGATGGACCTCGCCGGCCGTCGGATTGCTGTTCTCGTTGACCAAATAGAGGGGGAACGAGAGCTCCTCATTCGAAAACTCGGCCCGCGACTGGCAGGATTCCGCCAGTATTGTGGTGCGATGAACCTGCCGGACGGGCGCATCGCCCTGCTCTTGAACGCGGCCGCCCTTGTCGATGTCGCCCCCGAACCGTCGTCGCCCAAAGCCCCAATTCTTGGGGCGAAGCCGAAGCCGTCTCGGGTGCTCATTGTCGACGATTCCAATGCCGTTCGCTCGCTTCTCCGTATGATCACCGAGCGGGCCGGTTACGAAGTCGTTGTCGCAAGCAATGGCGCGGAAGCGCTGGAGCAACTGGCGCTACAGCGCGCCGACATCGTCGTTTCCGATATCGACATGCCCCAGATGGACGGCTTGCAGCTCGTAGAGACGATTCGACGATCCGACCAGTTCGCCAGGTTGCCGGTCATCCTTGTCACGGGACGGGATTTCGATGACGCCGATCGCACGATCGTCGCCGGCGGTGCGAATGCCTGTTTGAGAAAAGACCGTTTTGACGCAGAAGAGTTCCTCGAAACCATGCGCCGGGTCGTCTGA